Proteins from one Ornithobacterium rhinotracheale genomic window:
- a CDS encoding M16 family metallopeptidase: protein MKKVLLGAFLAGASLLTNAQKIDYEEYDLSNGLHVILHKDTSAPTVITSVMYHVGAKDERPDRTGFAHFFEHLLFEGTENIKRGEWFKIVSSNGGQVNANTTDDRTYYYEIFPSNNLKLALWMESERMFHPVINQIGVDTQNEVVKEEKRMRVDNQPYGNLFKAVKENMFEKHPYKHTTIGEMEHLDAATLDEFKAFFKKYYIPNNAVLIVAGDFDETQAKKWIQEYFGDIPAGPSIERSHIQEAPFKAQKQAKFYDPNIQAPMYILAFRTPSMKDRDAYVLDMISQILSGGKTARLYKNMVDKNKLALEVSSFNYGQEDYGTYLFYGIPIGKTSKEQILKAFEKEIKDLQTNLISEREYQKVENSFENSFVNKNKNISGVASSLATNYMLYGDTSLINKEIEIYRSITREEIREVARKYFNLNQSLVLEYLPEQNNDKK from the coding sequence ATGAAAAAAGTTTTATTAGGTGCATTTTTGGCAGGAGCAAGTCTCTTGACCAATGCACAAAAAATTGATTACGAGGAGTATGATTTATCTAATGGGTTGCATGTAATTTTGCACAAAGATACTTCTGCACCTACGGTAATCACTTCGGTAATGTATCATGTGGGAGCCAAGGACGAGCGACCAGACAGAACAGGTTTTGCACACTTTTTTGAGCACCTTTTGTTTGAAGGGACCGAGAACATTAAGCGTGGCGAGTGGTTTAAAATAGTTTCTTCTAATGGAGGACAAGTGAACGCCAACACCACAGACGACCGTACTTATTATTACGAAATTTTCCCTTCAAATAACTTGAAATTGGCTCTATGGATGGAATCAGAAAGAATGTTCCACCCAGTGATAAACCAAATTGGGGTAGATACCCAAAACGAGGTGGTGAAAGAAGAAAAGCGTATGCGTGTGGACAATCAGCCATATGGCAATCTTTTCAAAGCAGTTAAAGAAAATATGTTCGAAAAACACCCATACAAGCACACTACCATTGGAGAAATGGAACATTTGGATGCGGCAACTTTAGATGAATTTAAAGCCTTTTTTAAAAAATATTATATTCCAAATAATGCAGTGCTTATCGTAGCGGGGGATTTTGATGAAACGCAAGCCAAAAAATGGATCCAAGAGTATTTTGGAGATATTCCTGCAGGACCATCCATTGAGCGCTCTCATATTCAAGAGGCTCCCTTTAAAGCGCAGAAACAAGCTAAATTCTATGATCCAAATATCCAAGCTCCAATGTATATTTTGGCTTTTAGAACACCAAGTATGAAGGACAGAGATGCTTATGTTCTAGACATGATTTCTCAAATTTTAAGTGGAGGGAAAACTGCCAGATTATATAAAAATATGGTAGACAAAAATAAATTAGCCTTGGAAGTATCGTCTTTTAATTATGGGCAAGAAGATTACGGGACATATCTATTTTATGGCATTCCTATTGGAAAAACAAGCAAGGAACAAATCTTGAAAGCTTTTGAAAAAGAAATCAAAGATTTGCAAACCAATCTGATCTCTGAAAGAGAATACCAGAAAGTCGAAAACTCTTTTGAAAATTCATTTGTAAATAAAAATAAAAATATCTCTGGAGTGGCAAGCTCATTAGCTACCAACTATATGTTGTATGGCGACACCTCGTTAATCAACAAAGAAATAGAAATTTACAGATCAATTACGAGAGAAGAAATTAGAGAGGTTGCAAGAAAATATTTTAACTTAAATCAATCTTTGGTTTTGGAATATTTACCAGAACAAAATAATGACAAAAAATAA